The window AATTTCATTACCCAATGGTAGAAAGACTGCATATTCTAAAATGAAACCGATTGCAGCAACATATAGAAATCCTAAACCTGCAGTTAGCATACCAATGTTTAAAACTGACATTTGTTTTTTGTTATATTTTAATTTAGTGGTTTTGTAGCCTTCAACATGATATGCATTATTGTTAGATGATGCAAAATAACCTTTATTCATCATGTTAAAACCCTTCCTTTTTTTATAATCTATATTATATAACTTATATTACTTTAATCAAACTATCAAGGATATTTGAATGCTTATATAGCATTAAACAAATAAAAACTTTAATTTATAAAAATAAAAAAAATTGGAACCTTAGTTCCAATTTCATTTATGTAATTTGTTTAAGTATAACAACTATTTTTTAGCTGCAGGTTTCTTTGCTGCTGGTTTTTTCTCAGCAGGTTTTTTAGCAGCAGTTGTTTTTGAAGTTGCAGGTTTACTTGCAGTTTTAGCTGTTGAAGATTTTTCTTTAGAAGCAGATTCTGTTGTTGTAGTTGTTTTTTCTTTAACAGCTTCTACTTTTCCTTCTTCACCTTTATTTTTAATACAAGCAACACCTGGTAATTCAACACCAGAGAAGAATTCTAATGAAGCTCCACCACCTGTTGAAATGTGAGAGAAGCTATGAGTTACTCCACACTTAGCAGCAGCTGCAGCAGAGTCACCACCACCAATTACAGAATAACATCCTTTTTTAGCAGTGATTTTTGCAATGTACTTACAAACTTTTAAAGTACCTTTGTTGAAAGCATCATTTTCAAATACACCTAAAGGTCCATTTCAAATAACAGTTTCAGCAAGTTTTAATTCTTTCTTAAATAATTTGATTGTTTTTTTACCAACATCAAATCCAGCTAAATCAGCAGGGAATTGTTCCATGTCATATCTTTTACCTTTAGCAGCTTTAATACTATCAGCAACAACTGCATCTACAGGTAAAACAATTTTGTTACCAAATTCAGAAAGTAATTCTTTAGTTAATTCTAATTGATCATCTTCATATAAAGATTTTCCAATTTCAAATCCTTTAGCTTTTAAGAAAATAAAAGCCATTCCACCACCAATTAAAATTTTGTCTGCAAATTTTCCAATATTTTTAATTGAAGGAACTTTATCTGAAACTTTTGCACCACCAAAGATAGCCACTACTGGTTTTCTAGGATTTACAACAGCTTTTGATAATTTTGCTAATTCTTTATTTACTAAGAACCCAATTGCAGATTCTTTAATGTTTTTAGCAATTCCAACATTTGAAGCATGTGCTCTATGACTTGTTCCAAAAGCATCATTTACAAAAATATCAGCTAATGAAGCTCAGAATTTACCAAGAGATGGATCATTCTTAGATTCTAGTTTTACAACTTCACCTTTTTCATTAACATCAGCATATCTTGTGTTTTCTAAAAGAAGTAATGAACCTTCTTCCATTCCATCAATAATTTTAGGTAAGTCTTTGTTTCTATTATTTTCTTCAAATAAAACAGTTTTACCAAGTAATCTGTTTTTTAAAGCTTTATGAACAACTTTTAAACTTTTTTTACCACTTGAAATATCTTCAAGAGTTTTTACTCTACTTAAGTGAGATAAAACAATTAGTTTTACACCCTTATCTAATAAATAGTTAATTGTTTGTAAAGCAGCATCAATTCTTGTGTAATCTGTAATTTCTCCAGATGTTTTATTAATTGGAACATTGAAATCACATCTTAAAATTACTTTTTTACCTTTTAAATCTGTTAGGTCAGTAACAATTTTTTTATTATATTCCATTATTAAATATCCCTAAAAATTATTATTTAAGATTCCCAAAGTATTCTAATACTCTTACAAATTGAGCAACATAAGAGTATTCATTGTCATATCAAGTAAATAATTTGAAAGTTTTCTTTCCATTAGTTTCTAATTCCATTGATAAACCTGGATCAAAAATTGAACCATGAGTATTTCCAATAATATCTGTAGAAACAATTGGATCTTCACAATATTCTAATGTTTCATTAGCAGCTTTTTTCATAGCCTTGTGAATTTCTTCAACAGTTGTATCTTTTTCTAATTCAACAGTAATGTCTACTAATGAACCAGTAATAGTTGGAACTCTTAATGCCATACCATGCATTTTTTTGTTAAGTTCAGGTAAAACTAAACCAATTGCTTTTGCAGCTCCAGTAGATGTTGGAACAATAGACATTGCAGCAGCTCTTGCTCTTCTTAAATCAGAGTGAGGTGCATCTTGTAATCTTTGATCAGCAGTATATGAGTGGATTGTGTTCATGAATCCTCATTTAATACCAAATTCTTTACTTAATACATTTGCAACTGGTGCTAATGCATTTGTAGTACATGATGCTGCTGAAACAATTTTGTCAGTAGCTTTAAGTGTTTGGTGGTTTACGTTGTAAACAACTGTAGGAATGTTTCCTTTAGCAGGAGCAGAGATAATTACTTTTTTAGCTCCAGCTTTTAAGTGCTTAGATGCACCTTCTTCATCAACAAATCTACCAGTAGATTCTACAACAATATCAACACCTAATTTTGCTCAAGGTAAGTTAGCTGGATCTTTTTCAGCTAAGATTGGGATTTTCTTTCCATCAATGATTAAATTGTTATTTTCATCATATGATAACTTCCCTTTAAATGTTCTATGAGCCGTGTCATATTTTAATAAGTGACATAATGTTTTAGCATCAGTCAAGTCATTAATTGCAACAATTTCAACGTTCTTACAAACATCAAAAATTCTTCTTAGTGCTAGTCTACCAATACGACCAAAACCATTAATTGCAACTTTTATCATAAATTTCCTCCATGGGTATAAATAAATCCCAAAACTAATTATAAAACAAATGATTATTAGTAACCATTTAATGTAATAAAAATTTTTATTTCTTTCATTTTTTTATAGACATAGTATTAGCAAACAATTTAAAATAGTTTGATTTTTTTTATGTAGTTAGTTCATTGATTTTTAATGTTTTAAGTTTTGAAGAATATTTAAAAAATAAGAAGTATTAAAAATAGCTTTTTACAAAATTTGTAAAAAGCACTAATTATATAAATTATCAAGTGACTATTTTATCTACTATTTCTTGTTGTTCACTAGCAGTTTTTCTTAAATAAATTCTAGTAGTTTCAATGGATTCATGACCCATTAAATCTGCTAGCAAAGAGATGTCATTATACTTTTCTAAAAAGTTTTTAGCAAATCTATGTCTAAAAGAATGAGGATAAACAACACTGGGATTTAATTTGTATTTAATTGCATAGTTTTTTAATTGTTGTGAAATTCCCCTAGCAGTTATAAGTTTTCCATATCTATTTAAAAAGATGTAACCACTTTCTAAATTAAGTTTTTTTAGTCACTCAGTGGCTTCTATTCTTAGATTTCTAGGAATGTATATTCTTCTAATTTTCCCACCCTTTGTATAGATATCTATATAACCTAAGTGTACATGTTCTACTTTAATTTTTATTAATTCGCTAACCCTTGCACCAGTTGCAGCCAGAAATCTAACAATGAAATACCATTCTTTATTCTTTTCTTTTTTTAATTTAGTTTTTAAAAAATTATAATCTGCATCTGAAATTACATTTTCTAAAAATAGTCTTTGTTGTACTTTTACTGATTTTAATTTCAGATGACCTAAGTTTATGAAATCCAAGTAATTATTAATTGCTTGGATTTTTAAATTTATAGTTCTAGCTTTAAAAGTTTCAATCATATTAGCTTTTCATAACAATAGATTGTTTTTATCTATTTTATCTTTATTAACAATATATTGATTAACTGCAGTGCAGTAAGCATCTATTGTGTTTTTAGATAAATTTTGTTGTATTAGATAAGTTTTAAATTCTTTAATCATCATCAACCCCTCCATAAAACTTATATAAATACACTATACATAAAGTAAAGATAACTGTTATTATGAGAAGATCAATGATGGTGAACCCCACAAGATAGAGGTTCCCTTTGAAATACCAAACAATTGAACTTGAGTGAGATTAAAGAATTTAGGTATATTTGGTATGGGTCAAACAATATTGACAAAAGATATGATTGATTGTGGGGATCCTGTCTATAGTGCAACCATTGAAGATAAACCATTAGGTTACATACAAAAAGAAAAAAATAAAATAAATTTAAAATTAAATGATTTTGTTATTCCAGCAAGAGGAGCATCTATTGGCAAAATTACTTTAATAAAAGATGAAACTGCAACTTGTACACAAACAACAATGTATATGAAACCATTTAGTATTGTGAATAGCAAATTTTTATTTTTTTTATTTAAATCCATTGAATCCTACTTATTTCAAAGTTCAGGTTCTGCACAACCACAAATTACTGTTAATGAAACAATTGAAAAATTAATTCCAATTCCACCATCAAACGAACAAAATTCTATATATCAAAAAATAATAATTCTTAACAAAAGTGTTGATGAATATGATGAATTAAATATTAATTTAATTAATCTAGATAAAATTTTTAAATTAAATTTAAAAAAATCTATTATTCAATATGCAATTGAAGGTAAATTAGTTAAACAAGATCTGAATAGTGAAACAGTAAGTGAATTAGTTAAAAAAATATCTGAAGAAAAACAAAAATTGATATCTGAAGGAAAAATTAAAAAAGATAAAAATGAAAGTTTTATTTTTGAGGATAATAATTGCTATTATGAGAAGATAAATAATGGAAAACCCCAAAATATAGAGGTTCCTTTTGAAATTCCTGAAAATTGATCATGAGTTAGATTAAAAACTATTTCAGAAATTTATAATGGTAACAGCATAAGTAAAGAAGAAAAAGAAAAGAAATACACGAAATGCTCAGGTTACGATTATATTGGAACTAAAGATATAAACTTTGATTTTTCTATTAATTATGACAATGGTGTTTATATACCATTAAATGAAAAAAATTTTAAAATTGCACCGAAAAATAAAATTTTATTATGTATAGAGGGTGGAAGTGCTGGTAAAAAAATTGGTATTACAAGTAAAGATGTTTGTTTTGGTAATAAGTTAGTGTGTATTAATGACTTTCTTTCTAACAATCTATATTTGTTTTATTTTCTTCAGTCTTATTATTTTAAAAACATTTTTAATCAGTTAACAACAGGAATCATTGGAGGCATTTCAATTCAAAACTTAAAAAATATCATGATTCCTTTACCACCAAAAAGAGAGTGTGAAAAAATTATTAAAATTACACATAAAATCATTTCTCTGCTACGCTAGTTTTTTTAAAAATCACTAAGCGTTTTATAAATAATTAAAATAATTATTTATTAAAAAATATGTTATTAACAATATAAAATAAATTTTGTTTTTAAAATTCAAATATTGTAAAACCATTTTAAGTTAAGCAATCGAATTAATTAATGAATGTATTTTAGATATTGATTTTATTATTCTTCTTTGTTCATTAATGGGTGGCAAAGATACCAACATATTAATCATTTTTTCTTTATTTATTGTACTACCCTTTATTGCACTTGTTTTTTCTATAAAAGAAACAAAGGTACCCAATGTATAAAACAGAAAGTCACGAATAGCATAATCTTTATCATAATATGGATTAATTGTAACAATTGCTTCATTATGAACTGCATCTATTTCTAAAATACTTGTTCTTCCTATAGTTAATTTAAAACTCATTAATAAAGATTCTTTTTTTGAAATTCTTGTAAACTCATTTTTAAATGCTTCATTTGTTATATATTCTTTTGTAGAAAAAATTTTACCTAAGTCTTTCATGTCAGAAATAGTTACTCAATTAATATCATTAGAATTCCAATTGGTATTAATTGATCTTTTAGGTGTTTTCCCCAATATCAATTCACAAATATTAGACAGCTTTATTCAATGTCAAGTTTTCGGAATACCAAAAGGAACATCTATCTTTTTAGGTTCAAAATTGCTTACCTTCTCATAATAGCAATTATTGTCTTTAAAAATGTAACTTTCATTTTTATCTTTTTTAATTTTTCCTTCAGATATTAATTTTTGTTTTTCTTCATATATTTTTTTTACTAATTCACTTGCTGGTTCATCATTTAGATTTTGTTTAACTAATTTACCTTCAATTGCATATTTAAATATAGAATTTTTCAAAGATAATTTAAATTTTTGATCTAGAGTTTGTAGTTTGTTTTTTAACTCTGAATATTTTTCTATAAAAGAGCTTATTTGTCCAATAAAATTCACAATCTTATTTTGTGTAAAAATTGGTGGGCAAGGAATTAAAAATTCCTTTATTAAATCCATTGAAATATTATCATTTGTACTTGTTTTAGAATTATTTATAATTGAAATAATATAACTTGAATTCAATACATGATGCAAAAATTTGGAATTTAAAATAATTGAAGTTATTTTGGCAATTCTTTGATTTATATATGAATCTTCATTAATGTATTCAATTATGCAGTTTTTACCAACTGTTCCACCAGTCATACACATTAATATATCATTAAGTTCAATTTTGTAAGGGTCAAGCCGACTGAAATATTTTGTCCTCTTTATTTCATTTTCTAAAATACCTTTGTCATCAAAATCAGAAATTCTAACCACTCTTATCCCATGTGAAAGAAACAAATTACTTTCAAAAGCATACCCTCCATTTAAATTAGATATATTTTTTAATCTCACTCAAGTTCAATTGTTTGGTATTTCAAAGGGAACCTCTATCTTGTGGGGTTCACCATCATTGATCTTCTCATAATAACAGTTATCTTCACCTTTAAAAATGTAGCTTTCATTTTTATCTTTTTTAATTTTTCCTTCAGCAATTAATTTTTTCTTTTCTTCATATATTTTTTTTACTAATTCACTTGCCGGTTCATCATTTGGATCTTGTTTAACTAATTTCCCCTGAATAGCTAATTGAAGTATGGATTTTCTTAATTGTTCCCCTGTCATAATTAATTAGTTACTTTCCTCATCTAATATTTTTAATATTTCATCCACTGTTGTTTTTATATCACTTTCAAGCCTAGATCTCTCTTCACGATATTTAGCAATTAATTCTCTAGGTTCTAGTATTTCTTCCTCAATTTGTGGAAAACTACACAAATTTAAATCATAATTTCTTTTTTTTAATTCTTCTTTTGTATATTTTTTGGCTTTAAAGTTTCCATCAACTTCTATTTCTTCCCTATTATTTCATCACTCAATAACAGGATTAAAATGTTCTATTTTAATTGGCTTAGTTTTAGAAAAATTTTTATATCCTTCTGGCATGTCCATTCTATAAAACCATGTTTCCTCAGTTGGTT is drawn from Malacoplasma penetrans HF-2 and contains these coding sequences:
- a CDS encoding restriction endonuclease subunit S, producing MRLKNLGIFGMGQTILTKDMIDCGDPVYSATIEDKPLGYIQKEKNKINLKLNDFVIPARGASIGKITLIKDETATCTQTTMYMKPFSIVNSKFLFFLFKSIESYLFQSSGSAQPQITVNETIEKLIPIPPSNEQNSIYQKIIILNKSVDEYDELNINLINLDKIFKLNLKKSIIQYAIEGKLVKQDLNSETVSELVKKISEEKQKLISEGKIKKDKNESFIFEDNNCYYEKINNGKPQNIEVPFEIPENWSWVRLKTISEIYNGNSISKEEKEKKYTKCSGYDYIGTKDINFDFSINYDNGVYIPLNEKNFKIAPKNKILLCIEGGSAGKKIGITSKDVCFGNKLVCINDFLSNNLYLFYFLQSYYFKNIFNQLTTGIIGGISIQNLKNIMIPLPPKRECEKIIKITHKIISLLR
- a CDS encoding restriction endonuclease subunit S, with translation MTGEQLRKSILQLAIQGKLVKQDPNDEPASELVKKIYEEKKKLIAEGKIKKDKNESYIFKGEDNCYYEKINDGEPHKIEVPFEIPNNWTWVRLKNISNLNGGYAFESNLFLSHGIRVVRISDFDDKGILENEIKRTKYFSRLDPYKIELNDILMCMTGGTVGKNCIIEYINEDSYINQRIAKITSIILNSKFLHHVLNSSYIISIINNSKTSTNDNISMDLIKEFLIPCPPIFTQNKIVNFIGQISSFIEKYSELKNKLQTLDQKFKLSLKNSIFKYAIEGKLVKQNLNDEPASELVKKIYEEKQKLISEGKIKKDKNESYIFKDNNCYYEKVSNFEPKKIDVPFGIPKTWHWIKLSNICELILGKTPKRSINTNWNSNDINWVTISDMKDLGKIFSTKEYITNEAFKNEFTRISKKESLLMSFKLTIGRTSILEIDAVHNEAIVTINPYYDKDYAIRDFLFYTLGTFVSFIEKTSAIKGSTINKEKMINMLVSLPPINEQRRIIKSISKIHSLINSIA
- a CDS encoding tyrosine-type recombinase/integrase encodes the protein MIKEFKTYLIQQNLSKNTIDAYCTAVNQYIVNKDKIDKNNLLLWKANMIETFKARTINLKIQAINNYLDFINLGHLKLKSVKVQQRLFLENVISDADYNFLKTKLKKEKNKEWYFIVRFLAATGARVSELIKIKVEHVHLGYIDIYTKGGKIRRIYIPRNLRIEATEWLKKLNLESGYIFLNRYGKLITARGISQQLKNYAIKYKLNPSVVYPHSFRHRFAKNFLEKYNDISLLADLMGHESIETTRIYLRKTASEQQEIVDKIVTW
- a CDS encoding phosphoglycerate kinase, translating into MEYNKKIVTDLTDLKGKKVILRCDFNVPINKTSGEITDYTRIDAALQTINYLLDKGVKLIVLSHLSRVKTLEDISSGKKSLKVVHKALKNRLLGKTVLFEENNRNKDLPKIIDGMEEGSLLLLENTRYADVNEKGEVVKLESKNDPSLGKFWASLADIFVNDAFGTSHRAHASNVGIAKNIKESAIGFLVNKELAKLSKAVVNPRKPVVAIFGGAKVSDKVPSIKNIGKFADKILIGGGMAFIFLKAKGFEIGKSLYEDDQLELTKELLSEFGNKIVLPVDAVVADSIKAAKGKRYDMEQFPADLAGFDVGKKTIKLFKKELKLAETVIWNGPLGVFENDAFNKGTLKVCKYIAKITAKKGCYSVIGGGDSAAAAAKCGVTHSFSHISTGGGASLEFFSGVELPGVACIKNKGEEGKVEAVKEKTTTTTESASKEKSSTAKTASKPATSKTTAAKKPAEKKPAAKKPAAKK
- the gap gene encoding type I glyceraldehyde-3-phosphate dehydrogenase, which gives rise to MIKVAINGFGRIGRLALRRIFDVCKNVEIVAINDLTDAKTLCHLLKYDTAHRTFKGKLSYDENNNLIIDGKKIPILAEKDPANLPWAKLGVDIVVESTGRFVDEEGASKHLKAGAKKVIISAPAKGNIPTVVYNVNHQTLKATDKIVSAASCTTNALAPVANVLSKEFGIKWGFMNTIHSYTADQRLQDAPHSDLRRARAAAMSIVPTSTGAAKAIGLVLPELNKKMHGMALRVPTITGSLVDITVELEKDTTVEEIHKAMKKAANETLEYCEDPIVSTDIIGNTHGSIFDPGLSMELETNGKKTFKLFTWYDNEYSYVAQFVRVLEYFGNLK